A single region of the Salarchaeum japonicum genome encodes:
- a CDS encoding histidine kinase N-terminal 7TM domain-containing protein, producing the protein MDALNSIQRGMQVTPEVWVSLVSGAAALLVAGYAWRSRTAPGARALTAFLVASAVWAAGNAAQVAATTLPQKLLAVDAQYVGIAFAPVAWLVFAAQYADRDSWLTPRTLALLCLLPAATLALAWTNGLHGLVRTDAALETTGGVVTLTREFGPWFWVAWAYFGVTNTLGTLFLLGSLVGSPPAFRGQVVAVLVGVSVPAVAQVAYFAGASPFEPEAFVGVTAVAFGYALSRHALLDVVPVARDTLVEELDDGVLVVNAANRVVDANGAAERLLDATDVVGESVDDVLSARVRGADDETPVSVTDADGRERWVTVTESALDDGGTLVRIRDVTELERKRRELARENDRLNRVADTISHDVRSPLTVAAGSLALARETGSVEDFDRAERALDRVERVVDSTVRAARTDLGVPDRERVDIESVARDAWETSETGDAALAVESTGTVLADRSQVRSLLENLFRNAVAHGGAETVRVQATDAGFVVADDGTGIAADERERVFDTGYTTSDAGTGLGLSIVQAIADAHDWTVTLDGADEGGARFAFETSVETGNRTAAKSRGS; encoded by the coding sequence GTGGACGCGCTGAACTCCATCCAGAGGGGGATGCAGGTCACGCCCGAGGTCTGGGTGTCGCTCGTGTCCGGAGCGGCGGCGCTGCTCGTCGCCGGCTACGCGTGGCGGTCGCGAACCGCGCCGGGCGCGCGGGCGCTCACCGCGTTCCTCGTGGCGTCCGCGGTGTGGGCGGCCGGGAACGCCGCGCAGGTCGCGGCGACGACGCTCCCCCAGAAACTCCTCGCGGTGGACGCGCAGTACGTCGGCATCGCGTTCGCGCCGGTCGCGTGGCTGGTGTTCGCCGCGCAGTACGCCGACCGCGATAGCTGGCTCACCCCGCGAACGCTCGCACTGCTCTGTCTCCTTCCCGCGGCGACGCTCGCGCTCGCGTGGACGAACGGCCTCCACGGACTCGTGCGGACGGACGCCGCGCTCGAAACCACCGGCGGTGTCGTCACGCTCACCCGCGAGTTCGGACCGTGGTTCTGGGTGGCGTGGGCGTACTTCGGCGTGACGAACACGCTCGGCACGCTCTTCCTCCTCGGGTCGCTCGTCGGGTCGCCGCCCGCGTTCCGCGGGCAGGTCGTCGCGGTGCTGGTGGGGGTGAGCGTGCCGGCGGTCGCGCAGGTCGCGTACTTCGCGGGCGCGAGTCCGTTCGAACCGGAGGCGTTCGTCGGCGTCACCGCGGTCGCGTTCGGGTACGCGCTCTCCCGGCACGCCCTCCTCGACGTGGTGCCGGTCGCGCGCGACACGCTCGTCGAGGAACTGGACGACGGCGTGCTCGTCGTGAACGCCGCGAACCGGGTCGTGGACGCGAACGGTGCGGCCGAGCGGTTGCTCGACGCGACCGACGTGGTCGGGGAGTCCGTGGACGACGTGCTCTCCGCGCGGGTTCGGGGAGCCGACGACGAGACGCCGGTGTCGGTGACGGACGCCGACGGGCGCGAGCGCTGGGTGACCGTGACGGAGAGCGCGCTCGACGACGGGGGCACCCTCGTCCGGATTCGGGACGTGACGGAACTCGAACGCAAGCGCCGGGAACTCGCGCGGGAGAACGACCGATTGAACCGGGTCGCGGACACCATCAGTCACGACGTGCGGAGTCCGCTCACGGTCGCGGCGGGGTCGCTCGCGCTCGCCCGGGAGACCGGGAGCGTGGAGGACTTCGACCGGGCGGAGCGCGCGCTCGACCGCGTGGAGCGCGTGGTGGACAGCACTGTTCGCGCGGCGCGCACCGACCTCGGCGTCCCCGACCGCGAGCGCGTCGATATCGAGTCCGTCGCGCGGGACGCCTGGGAGACGAGCGAGACCGGGGACGCCGCGCTCGCGGTCGAGTCCACGGGAACCGTGCTCGCGGACCGCTCGCAGGTGCGGAGCCTCCTCGAAAACCTCTTCCGGAACGCGGTCGCGCACGGCGGCGCGGAGACGGTTCGGGTGCAGGCGACGGACGCGGGGTTCGTCGTCGCGGACGACGGCACGGGCATCGCGGCGGACGAACGCGAGCGCGTGTTCGACACGGGGTACACGACGAGCGACGCGGGAACCGGCCTCGGGCTCTCCATCGTGCAGGCCATCGCGGACGCGCACGACTGGACGGTGACGCTCGACGGCGCGGACGAGGGCGGCGCTCGCTTCGCGTTCGAAACGAGCGTCGAGACCGGGAACCGGACGGCGGCAAAGAGCCGCGGTAGTTAG
- a CDS encoding aspartate aminotransferase family protein, translating to MPEASFVFGEKPIRIESGDGVHLYDDDGNAYLDFGASYACTPLGHSHPAVVEAVQEQVAELTFVQGSYPVDARDGLYERLGRLGPGDCSNVWLCNSGTEANEAALKFARHATGNSEIVAATRAFHGRTMGSLAATWKDEYKEGFGPLPGGFTHVPYGDAEALAEAVTADTAAVILEPVQGEGGINPAPDGYLQAAREATDAAGAALVFDEIQTGLGRTGSLWACEDAGVTPDILTTAKGLGNGLPVAATLCADWIAEDAGSHGSTFSGGPVVCAAANATLDAIVEEDLPAHAASLGETFKNRLEEIDDLRDVRGEGLLVGVEVKRGANRALRSLALNHGVLALPTGRTVVRFLPPLVATEEDCLAVADALESVVG from the coding sequence ATGCCTGAGGCGTCGTTCGTCTTCGGCGAGAAACCCATCCGCATCGAGTCCGGCGACGGCGTCCACCTCTACGACGACGACGGGAACGCGTACCTCGACTTCGGCGCGAGCTACGCGTGCACGCCGCTGGGGCACAGCCATCCCGCCGTCGTCGAGGCCGTCCAGGAGCAGGTCGCGGAGTTGACGTTCGTCCAGGGGTCGTATCCCGTGGACGCCCGCGACGGTCTCTACGAGCGCCTCGGACGCCTCGGGCCGGGCGACTGCTCGAACGTCTGGCTCTGCAACTCGGGGACGGAGGCGAACGAGGCCGCGTTGAAGTTCGCGCGGCACGCCACCGGGAACTCGGAAATCGTCGCGGCGACCCGCGCGTTCCACGGGCGGACGATGGGGTCGCTCGCGGCGACGTGGAAGGACGAGTACAAGGAGGGGTTCGGCCCGCTCCCCGGGGGGTTCACGCACGTCCCGTACGGCGACGCGGAGGCGCTCGCGGAGGCCGTCACGGCGGACACCGCGGCGGTCATCCTCGAACCTGTGCAGGGCGAGGGCGGCATCAACCCCGCGCCCGACGGCTACCTGCAGGCCGCGCGCGAGGCGACCGACGCGGCGGGTGCGGCGCTCGTGTTCGACGAGATCCAGACCGGCCTGGGCCGGACGGGTTCGCTCTGGGCGTGCGAGGACGCGGGCGTCACCCCGGACATCCTCACCACCGCGAAGGGACTGGGGAACGGCCTGCCCGTCGCCGCCACGCTCTGCGCGGACTGGATCGCCGAGGACGCGGGGTCGCACGGCTCGACGTTCTCCGGTGGCCCCGTCGTCTGCGCCGCCGCGAACGCTACCCTCGACGCCATCGTCGAGGAGGACTTGCCCGCGCACGCCGCCAGCCTGGGCGAGACGTTCAAGAACCGCCTGGAGGAAATCGACGACCTCCGGGACGTGCGCGGCGAGGGGCTCCTGGTCGGCGTCGAGGTGAAACGGGGGGCGAACAGAGCGTTGAGAAGCCTCGCGCTGAACCACGGCGTGCTCGCGCTCCCGACCGGCCGCACCGTCGTGCGGTTCCTCCCGCCGCTCGTCGCGACCGAGGAGGACTGCCTGGCGGTCGCGGACGCGCTCGAATCGGTGGTCGGATGA
- a CDS encoding DUF7556 family protein: MATSATAVPAAGADVMASIDDEGTEERLVIADVSRDDAWVTIGARDAAPLAEWR, encoded by the coding sequence ATGGCAACCTCTGCCACTGCCGTCCCGGCCGCCGGCGCTGATGTGATGGCCTCGATAGACGACGAGGGCACGGAAGAGCGCCTCGTCATCGCAGACGTCTCCCGCGACGACGCGTGGGTAACCATCGGCGCACGGGACGCAGCGCCGCTCGCCGAGTGGCGATAA
- a CDS encoding PPC domain-containing DNA-binding protein, with protein MEYREVTTNREFLARLDHGADWREEIEGLARDEGIEAGWFVAMGAVQDAELWYYDQDEFEYKPARFDEPLEVAACVGNVSLLDGDVFAHTHAVLSRKSGQALAGHLDRATVFAGEVSLREFETPLEREHDDVTDLDLWL; from the coding sequence ATGGAATACCGCGAAGTCACCACGAACCGGGAGTTCCTCGCGCGCCTCGACCACGGCGCGGACTGGCGCGAGGAGATAGAGGGCCTCGCCCGCGACGAGGGCATCGAGGCCGGCTGGTTCGTCGCGATGGGTGCCGTGCAGGACGCCGAACTCTGGTACTACGACCAGGACGAGTTCGAGTACAAGCCCGCGCGGTTCGACGAACCCCTGGAGGTCGCGGCGTGCGTCGGGAACGTCTCCCTCCTCGACGGCGACGTGTTCGCGCACACCCACGCGGTGCTCTCCCGGAAGTCGGGGCAGGCGCTCGCCGGCCACCTCGACCGCGCGACGGTGTTCGCGGGCGAGGTCTCCCTCCGCGAGTTCGAGACGCCGCTCGAACGCGAGCACGACGACGTGACCGACCTCGACCTCTGGCTGTAG
- the argC gene encoding N-acetyl-gamma-glutamyl-phosphate reductase: MKVGVVGASGFTGGELCRLVSAHPEFDLVTATSREYANKTVGSVHPNLRGLDLRFSHPDDLDDLDVLFVAAPHGVTMEHVEEYRDIADLVVDLSADFRLDSEEQYDEWYDGHSAPDHIPDGVYALPELHREELAGANLIASGGCNATATILGLKPLADAGILDGADVTVDVKVGSSEGGAGGGAASSHPERSGVVRPYAPTGHRHEAEIEQELGVQVGFTAHAVDMTRGAAATCHVYPEEVPGTGDLWQAFRECYEDEPFVRLVAGSGGVYRYPEPKAVAGTNYADVGFELDERNGRVVVFSAIDNMMKGSAGQAVHAANVALGIDEQAGLEFDGLHPVGAP, from the coding sequence ATGAAAGTCGGCGTCGTCGGCGCGTCCGGGTTCACGGGCGGCGAGCTCTGCCGGCTCGTCAGCGCCCACCCCGAGTTCGACCTCGTGACGGCGACGAGCCGCGAGTACGCGAACAAAACGGTGGGGAGCGTCCACCCGAACCTGCGCGGCCTCGACCTGCGCTTTTCGCACCCGGACGACCTCGACGACCTCGACGTGCTGTTCGTCGCCGCGCCGCACGGCGTGACGATGGAGCACGTCGAGGAGTACCGGGACATCGCGGACCTCGTGGTCGACCTCTCCGCGGACTTCCGGCTCGACTCCGAAGAGCAGTACGACGAGTGGTACGACGGCCACAGCGCGCCCGACCACATCCCCGACGGCGTGTACGCGCTCCCGGAACTCCACCGCGAGGAGTTGGCGGGCGCGAACCTGATTGCGTCCGGCGGCTGTAACGCGACCGCGACGATTCTCGGACTGAAACCGCTCGCGGACGCCGGCATCCTCGACGGCGCGGACGTGACCGTGGACGTGAAGGTCGGGTCGTCGGAGGGCGGCGCGGGCGGCGGCGCGGCGTCCTCGCACCCCGAGCGCTCGGGCGTCGTCCGGCCGTACGCGCCGACCGGCCACCGCCACGAGGCCGAAATCGAACAGGAGCTCGGCGTCCAGGTCGGGTTCACCGCGCACGCGGTGGACATGACCCGGGGCGCGGCCGCGACCTGCCACGTCTACCCCGAGGAAGTACCGGGAACGGGCGACCTCTGGCAGGCGTTTCGTGAATGTTACGAGGACGAACCGTTCGTCCGCCTCGTCGCCGGGAGCGGCGGCGTCTACCGCTACCCCGAACCGAAGGCCGTAGCGGGCACGAACTACGCCGACGTCGGGTTCGAGCTCGACGAGCGCAACGGCCGCGTCGTGGTGTTCTCCGCCATCGACAACATGATGAAAGGCTCCGCCGGCCAAGCCGTCCACGCCGCGAACGTCGCGCTCGGCATCGACGAGCAAGCAGGCCTGGAGTTCGACGGACTCCACCCAGTAGGTGCTCCATAG
- the thrC gene encoding threonine synthase: MTDLSLDVPTPPEADGGVWLSCIECENAVAPFDDVVYRCPDCDGLLEARYDDYPDWSEFEGRGVWRYSAALPFESGVSIEEGDTPLYTVPGIEDDLGLADLRVKHEGMNPTGSFKDRGMTVGVKVADELGVGRLACASTGNTSAALACYGTRAGKQVLVLLPAGKVAAGKVAQASLHGAKICEVDGNFDDCLDVVAELANRGEAYLLNSLNPFRLEGQKTIGLEILEQSKAETGAYPDRIALPVGNAGNTAALYKSFRELVAAGAMDESEMPKLTGVQAAGAAPMVEAIENDWNEVQPWDEVETRATAIRIGNPVNAPKALPGIRATGGTAVAVDDDEITDAQRALAREGVGVEPASAASVAGVRKLREAGEISADEHVVCLTTGHLLKDPDAAAAAGSEPVSVPADADGVLDAL; encoded by the coding sequence ATGACAGACCTGAGTCTCGACGTGCCGACGCCGCCCGAGGCGGACGGCGGCGTCTGGCTTTCGTGCATCGAGTGCGAGAACGCGGTCGCGCCGTTCGACGACGTGGTGTACCGGTGTCCGGACTGCGACGGCCTCCTCGAAGCCCGGTACGACGACTACCCGGACTGGAGCGAGTTCGAGGGGCGCGGCGTCTGGCGGTACAGCGCCGCGCTCCCCTTCGAGTCCGGCGTGAGCATCGAGGAGGGCGACACGCCGCTCTACACGGTGCCCGGCATCGAGGATGACCTCGGACTCGCCGACCTCCGCGTGAAACACGAGGGGATGAACCCGACGGGGTCGTTCAAGGACCGCGGGATGACAGTCGGCGTGAAGGTCGCGGACGAACTCGGCGTCGGCCGCCTCGCCTGCGCCTCCACCGGAAACACGTCCGCGGCGCTCGCGTGCTACGGCACCCGCGCCGGCAAGCAGGTGCTCGTCCTGCTCCCCGCGGGGAAGGTCGCCGCCGGGAAGGTCGCGCAGGCGAGCCTGCACGGCGCGAAAATCTGCGAGGTGGACGGGAACTTCGACGACTGCCTCGACGTGGTCGCGGAACTCGCGAACCGGGGCGAGGCCTACCTCCTGAACAGCCTCAATCCGTTCCGGTTGGAGGGGCAGAAGACCATCGGGCTCGAAATCCTCGAACAGTCGAAGGCCGAGACGGGCGCGTACCCCGACCGCATCGCGCTCCCGGTCGGGAACGCGGGGAACACGGCGGCGTTGTACAAATCTTTCCGCGAGCTCGTCGCGGCGGGCGCGATGGACGAGTCGGAGATGCCGAAACTGACGGGCGTGCAGGCCGCGGGCGCGGCCCCGATGGTCGAAGCCATAGAGAACGACTGGAACGAAGTCCAGCCGTGGGACGAGGTGGAGACGCGCGCGACCGCCATCCGCATCGGCAACCCGGTGAACGCGCCGAAAGCGCTTCCGGGGATTCGCGCGACCGGCGGCACCGCCGTCGCCGTCGACGACGACGAAATCACGGACGCCCAGCGCGCGCTCGCCCGAGAGGGCGTCGGCGTCGAACCCGCGTCCGCCGCCTCGGTTGCGGGCGTGCGGAAACTCCGCGAGGCGGGCGAAATCAGCGCGGACGAACACGTCGTCTGCCTCACCACCGGCCACCTGCTCAAAGACCCGGACGCCGCGGCCGCGGCCGGGAGCGAACCGGTGTCCGTGCCCGCGGACGCCGACGGCGTGCTGGACGCGCTCTAG
- the argF gene encoding ornithine carbamoyltransferase — protein MHFLTVDDLTPTELDSVLTSARDLKGDYAGTPLADRSLAMLFEKASTRTRVSFEVGMTKLGGHAVFLGKEDIQLGRGEPVKDTARALACYADAVMARVDDHETLETLAAYSSIPVVNGLSDEAHPVQTLADLLTVEEVVGDDASVAWVGDGNNVAASFTVGAAMRGHDVTVATPAEYALDDGVFDRASDYPGTVTATTDPEEAVAGADVVYTDVWVSMGDEDEREQRLDALQPYQVNEELLAGTDAKVMHCLPAHRGEEITEDVLEGERSLVWRQAENRMHGQNGLLVQLV, from the coding sequence ATGCACTTCCTGACCGTAGACGACCTCACACCGACGGAGTTGGACAGCGTCCTCACCAGTGCCCGCGACCTGAAGGGCGACTACGCCGGAACGCCGCTCGCCGACCGGAGCCTGGCGATGCTGTTCGAGAAGGCGAGCACGCGAACCCGCGTGAGCTTCGAGGTCGGGATGACGAAACTCGGCGGGCACGCCGTCTTCCTCGGGAAGGAGGACATCCAGCTCGGCCGCGGCGAACCCGTGAAGGACACCGCCCGCGCGCTCGCGTGCTACGCCGACGCGGTGATGGCGCGCGTGGACGACCACGAGACCCTCGAAACGCTCGCCGCGTACTCCTCGATTCCGGTCGTGAACGGGCTGTCGGACGAAGCGCATCCGGTGCAGACGCTCGCCGACCTCCTCACCGTCGAGGAAGTCGTCGGCGACGACGCGTCGGTCGCGTGGGTCGGTGACGGGAACAACGTCGCGGCGTCGTTCACGGTCGGCGCGGCGATGCGCGGCCACGACGTGACGGTCGCCACGCCCGCCGAGTACGCGCTCGACGACGGCGTGTTCGACCGCGCGAGCGACTACCCTGGCACCGTCACCGCGACCACCGACCCCGAGGAAGCGGTCGCTGGCGCGGACGTGGTGTACACGGACGTCTGGGTGAGCATGGGCGACGAGGACGAACGCGAACAGCGCCTCGACGCCCTCCAGCCGTACCAGGTGAACGAGGAGTTGCTCGCGGGGACGGACGCGAAGGTGATGCACTGCCTGCCCGCGCACCGCGGCGAGGAGATAACCGAGGACGTGCTGGAGGGCGAGCGCTCGCTGGTGTGGCGGCAGGCCGAGAACCGGATGCACGGCCAGAACGGCCTGCTCGTCCAGCTGGTGTAG
- a CDS encoding acetylglutamate/acetylaminoadipate kinase, whose amino-acid sequence MTLVVKIGGARAVNPEGALTDIAHLVLNDEDVVVVHGGSTAVDDLLSRLDIEPDYVESPSGMTGRFTDAETMDAFTMAMAGVNTDLVADLQDTGVPAVGLSGVDGALLTGPRKSAVKVVEDGKKKIRRGDHSGKITSVNTDLLDTLLDDYVPVVSLPMLADDGVAVNADADRAAAAVAGALDADLVVLTDVAGVYANPDDPDTLVESVDSPDDLDAVEEYAEGFMSKKVLAATEALDGGAESVTIADANANDPIVSALSGHGTRFTQGAVGGESDA is encoded by the coding sequence ATGACGCTGGTCGTGAAAATCGGCGGAGCGCGCGCGGTGAACCCGGAGGGCGCGCTGACGGACATCGCGCACCTCGTGTTGAACGACGAGGACGTGGTGGTCGTGCACGGCGGGTCGACCGCGGTGGACGACCTCCTCTCCCGCCTCGACATCGAACCCGACTACGTGGAGTCCCCGTCCGGGATGACTGGGCGGTTCACGGACGCGGAGACGATGGACGCGTTCACGATGGCGATGGCCGGCGTGAACACCGATTTGGTCGCCGACCTCCAGGACACCGGCGTGCCGGCGGTCGGCTTGTCGGGCGTGGACGGCGCGCTCCTCACCGGCCCCCGGAAGTCCGCCGTGAAGGTCGTGGAGGACGGGAAGAAGAAGATTCGGCGCGGCGACCACTCGGGGAAAATCACGAGCGTGAACACGGACTTGCTCGACACGCTGCTCGACGACTACGTGCCGGTCGTCTCGCTCCCGATGCTCGCGGACGACGGCGTTGCGGTGAACGCGGACGCCGACCGGGCGGCCGCGGCGGTCGCGGGCGCGCTCGACGCCGACCTCGTCGTGTTGACGGACGTGGCGGGCGTGTACGCGAACCCCGACGACCCCGACACGCTCGTCGAGTCCGTGGACTCCCCCGACGACCTCGACGCTGTCGAGGAGTACGCGGAGGGCTTCATGTCGAAGAAGGTGCTCGCCGCGACGGAGGCGCTCGACGGCGGCGCGGAGTCGGTGACCATCGCGGACGCGAACGCGAACGACCCCATCGTCTCCGCGCTCTCCGGTCACGGCACGCGCTTCACGCAGGGCGCGGTCGGGGGTGAGAGCGATGCCTGA
- the serA gene encoding phosphoglycerate dehydrogenase, protein MKVLVTDPIADAGLERLRDAGHDVVEAYEIEGDALLDAVADANGLIVRSGTEVTREVFEHAPDLQIVGRAGIGVDNIDIDAATDHGVIVANAPEGNVRAAAEHTVAMMFATARSIPQAHARLTDGEWAKGDFLGTELNGKTLGIVGLGRVGQEVAKRLGSVGLDLVAYDPYIGEDRANQLGAELVDLDDCLDAADFVTVHVPLTDETHHLIGEDELAQIEGGYLVNVARGGVVDEDALADAVDDGVLKGAALDVFEDEPLPADSPLLDAEDIITTPHLGASTEAAQEHVATTTADQVVAALANQPVLNALNAPSVDETAYERIEPYIELAETAGKVAAQLFGERIDRIEVTYAGDIADEDLDLVTASAQKGVFEPLEWNVNAVNAPRVAEERGIDVTESKTHTTEDFQSLLTVTVGVDDRELSVSGTLFTGDEPRIVSIDGYRVDAIPHGTMLVARNRDEPGVIGLIGTVLGESDINIAGMFNARETIGGEALTVYNLDNPVPEDVRDDLVADDRIISVQEIDLNGD, encoded by the coding sequence ATGAAGGTACTCGTCACGGACCCCATCGCGGACGCCGGTCTGGAGCGACTGCGCGACGCAGGCCACGACGTGGTCGAAGCCTACGAAATCGAGGGCGACGCCCTCCTCGACGCCGTCGCCGACGCGAACGGCCTCATCGTCCGCTCCGGCACCGAAGTCACCCGCGAGGTGTTCGAACACGCGCCCGACCTCCAGATCGTCGGCCGCGCCGGCATCGGCGTGGACAACATCGACATCGACGCCGCCACCGACCACGGCGTCATCGTCGCGAACGCCCCCGAGGGCAACGTCCGCGCCGCCGCCGAACACACCGTCGCGATGATGTTCGCCACCGCCCGCTCCATCCCGCAAGCCCACGCTCGCCTCACCGACGGCGAGTGGGCGAAAGGCGACTTCCTCGGCACCGAACTCAACGGCAAAACCCTCGGCATCGTCGGATTGGGCCGCGTCGGCCAGGAGGTCGCGAAACGCCTCGGTAGCGTGGGCCTGGACCTCGTCGCCTACGACCCCTACATCGGGGAAGACCGCGCGAACCAGCTCGGCGCGGAGCTCGTCGACCTTGACGACTGCCTCGACGCCGCGGACTTCGTCACCGTCCACGTCCCGCTCACGGACGAGACCCACCACCTCATCGGCGAGGACGAACTCGCGCAAATCGAGGGCGGCTACCTCGTGAACGTCGCACGCGGCGGCGTCGTGGACGAGGACGCGCTCGCCGACGCCGTCGATGACGGCGTGCTGAAGGGCGCGGCGCTCGACGTGTTCGAGGACGAACCGCTCCCCGCCGACTCCCCCCTGCTCGACGCCGAGGACATCATCACCACCCCCCACCTCGGCGCGTCCACGGAGGCCGCCCAGGAGCACGTCGCCACCACCACCGCAGACCAGGTCGTCGCGGCGCTCGCGAACCAGCCCGTCCTGAACGCCTTGAACGCGCCGAGCGTGGACGAGACCGCGTACGAGCGCATCGAGCCGTACATCGAACTCGCCGAGACCGCGGGGAAGGTCGCCGCCCAGCTGTTCGGCGAGCGCATCGACCGCATCGAGGTGACGTACGCCGGCGACATCGCGGACGAAGACCTCGACCTCGTGACCGCGAGCGCGCAGAAGGGCGTCTTCGAACCCCTTGAGTGGAACGTGAACGCCGTCAACGCCCCCCGGGTCGCCGAGGAGCGCGGCATCGACGTGACCGAATCCAAGACCCACACGACCGAGGACTTCCAGAGCCTCCTCACCGTCACCGTCGGCGTCGACGACCGCGAACTCTCCGTCTCCGGCACGCTGTTCACGGGCGACGAACCCCGCATCGTCTCCATCGACGGCTACCGCGTGGACGCCATCCCGCACGGCACGATGCTCGTCGCGCGCAACCGCGACGAACCCGGCGTCATCGGCCTCATCGGCACCGTGCTCGGCGAGAGCGACATCAACATCGCCGGGATGTTCAACGCCCGCGAAACCATCGGCGGCGAAGCCCTCACCGTCTACAACCTCGACAACCCCGTTCCCGAGGACGTGCGCGACGACCTCGTCGCGGACGACCGCATCATCTCCGTCCAGGAGATCGACCTGAACGGCGACTAA
- a CDS encoding [LysW]-lysine hydrolase: MTRSLLRDLVETPSVSGDEAAAADVLVEFFEEHGREAWTDAVGNVRAPADDSVLLTSHVDTVPGDIEVRVEDDTLYGRGSVDAKGPLAAMATAAVETGVSFVGVVGEERDSRGARHLVANREAPDAVVNGEPSGWDAVTLGYRGLLPARYEVETPTAHGSLPEANAIDHATAWWESVRAAFDEESEHVFETVTPTPLDLNGGTSGDGLSVDATLTASFRLPPETGAEDVKETLAGLTEHGSVSYDQHYQPVMVSPRTPVAGALRAAIREEGGSPGHVRKTGTSDMNVYAAAWDCPMATYGPGDSELDHTPNEHISLAEYDRSVRVLSATADRLCTS, encoded by the coding sequence ATGACCCGGAGCCTGCTCCGCGACCTCGTGGAGACGCCGTCCGTCTCGGGCGACGAGGCCGCGGCGGCCGACGTGCTCGTCGAGTTCTTCGAGGAGCACGGCCGGGAGGCGTGGACGGACGCGGTCGGGAACGTCCGCGCGCCCGCCGACGACTCCGTGCTCCTCACGTCGCACGTGGACACCGTCCCCGGCGACATCGAGGTGCGCGTCGAGGACGACACGCTCTACGGCCGGGGGAGCGTGGACGCGAAGGGCCCGCTCGCGGCGATGGCGACCGCCGCCGTCGAAACCGGCGTGTCGTTCGTCGGCGTCGTCGGCGAGGAACGGGACTCCCGGGGCGCGCGCCACCTCGTCGCGAACCGCGAGGCCCCGGACGCCGTGGTGAACGGCGAGCCCTCGGGCTGGGACGCGGTGACGCTCGGCTATCGCGGACTCCTGCCGGCGCGCTACGAGGTGGAGACGCCGACCGCGCACGGGTCGCTCCCGGAGGCGAACGCCATCGACCACGCGACCGCGTGGTGGGAGTCGGTGCGGGCGGCCTTCGACGAGGAGTCGGAGCACGTGTTCGAGACGGTGACGCCGACGCCGCTCGACCTGAACGGCGGGACGAGCGGGGACGGCCTCAGCGTCGATGCGACGCTCACCGCCTCGTTCCGCCTGCCGCCCGAAACCGGCGCGGAGGACGTGAAGGAGACGCTCGCCGGCCTCACGGAGCACGGGAGCGTCTCCTACGACCAGCACTACCAGCCGGTGATGGTGTCGCCGCGGACGCCGGTCGCGGGCGCGCTCCGCGCCGCCATCCGCGAGGAGGGCGGGAGTCCGGGGCACGTCCGCAAAACCGGAACGAGCGACATGAACGTGTACGCCGCGGCCTGGGACTGCCCGATGGCGACCTACGGCCCCGGCGACTCCGAGTTGGACCACACGCCGAACGAACACATCAGTCTCGCCGAGTACGACCGGAGCGTCCGGGTGCTCTCGGCGACCGCAGACCGCCTATGCACTTCCTGA